In Paenibacillus stellifer, the DNA window GCGCGGTAGGAGTGATTGAAGCGGAGACGGCCCGGCTGACAAGTCTCATCGGAGCTCTTACACCTCATGACGGTGTCTTCAGCCAGCGCGTGCCTGGTCTGCATGTCAGCCGTTATTCCCGAACGAATATGGACTATGTGAAAACCTTCTATACACCCTCGTTGTTAGTCGTTTCACAGGGAGCTAAGACCATCACGGTGGGACAGAATGTCTATCCGTTCGGCAGATCGCAGATGCTGATGTTCCCTGTCGCTCTGCCGGTATCAATGAAAGCCACGGACGCCAGCCCTTCCGAACCGTTCTTCGGGATCAGGCTGGAACTCGACCCGCAGCGGATTACCGAGCTGGCCTTGAAGGTATATCCCAAGGGCCTGCCTCCGGTGCGTAAGCGCAGCACAGGCTACATCACCGACATGGATCACAGCCTGGTGAACGCGGTAACGAGACTGATGGAGTGTCTGCACAGCCCCGGCGATGCCGAACTGCTTGCTCCGCTTGTAATTGATGAGATTATGATACGCGTCCTGCGAAGCCCCATCGGCGTTCACGCCGCTGAATTCGGCTTTGCCGATTCGGGTGTGCAGCGCGTCGTGAAGGCCATCTCCTGGATACGCGACAACTACGCCCAACAGATGAAAGTGACGGACTTGGCCGAGCTGGTCAACATGAGCGAATCCTCGTTTCACGAGCATTTCAGGACCGTTACCTCAATGAGTCCTCTTCAGTATCAAAAGGCGCTTCGCCTTCATGAAGCGAGACGCCTCATGATTTCCGGCTCAATGGATGTTACAACGGCCTGCCAGATGGCAGGGTATGTGAGCATCTCCCAATTCAGCCGGGATTACAGCCGCTTCTTCGGAAGTCCGCCCAAAAGAGATATTGCCCGATTGCGTCAACCTGCACAAATGCCGGACTGATCAACCGCCTATTCTATTACCCGCAGCCATCTGGCTTGGCGGGTTTTCATTTTGTTATCGGAGTCGAGGAGAGGACAGCCCATGCTTCCGGAGGATTGGGCAAAAAATGACGCGAAACAGGCAAGCCGCGTACCGGCACGCCCTCTATAATGAGTTTAGCCCAAGGGCTGGTACGAACGAACAGCTGAATCAAGCTAAAGGTCTCGATCCACACACCGGCTATTACTCAAACGTTTAAGGAGGACTAAATGATGCGTGTTTTTGTTACAGGAGCAACAGGGTTTGTCGGCACTGCGATTGTGCGCGAACTGATCGAAGCAGGACATGAAGTGCTTGGACTTGCCCGGTCGAATGAGGCTGCCGCCGCTCTCGCAGCGGAAGGAGCGTCTGTACACAGAGGATCGCTGGAAGATCCGGACAGCCTGAAGCGCGGTGCGGAGGCAGCAGATGGCGTCATCCATACCGCCTTTTCCCACAATTTTTCGGACCTTACGACTGTAGGCGAACAAGACAGGCTTGCAATTGAGACACTGGGCGCCGCTCTTGCCGGAACGGACCGGCCGCTTGTTGTCACCTCTGTGATGGGGCATCTCGCTCAGGGCCGTCTCGCTATGGAAGAAGATGCGCCTGATCGCGGTTCCGCCGCGGCGCATCGCATCGCTTCGGAAGAGGCTGCGCTATCGCTGGCATCGCGAGGCGTGCGTGTGTCGGTAATGCGGCTCCCCCTATCGGTGCATGGTGAAGGCGATCGCGGTTTCTTGCCTGCGCTGATTCAAATCGCACGCAGCAAGGGAGCGGCCGCCTATATAGGCGAAGGTGCTAACCGCTGGCCTGCTGTACATCGTCTTGACGCCGCCCGGCTGTATCGGCTGGCGCTGGAGGCGGCTCCTGCGGGAACAATACTGCATGCGGCCGCAGAAGAAGGAGTGCCGATCCGGGACATTGCATCGGTAATCGGCGCCCGCCTGGGCGTACCGGTAGTCAGCAAAACTCCCGAGGAGGCCGCCGGGCATTTTGGCTGGCTGGCGCATTTTGTTACCGCAGATATTACAGCATCGAGCGCTCTGACCCGGAGTCGGCTCGGCTGGAATCCTGATCAGCCAGGACTCATTTCCGATCTTGATCGGGAGCATTATTTTTCAATCAACAAATGAGGAATTGGAATGGAGGGGTGTCATGTCAGAACGCGTACAACACTTGAACAGCGCGTCGCCAGCAAAATATTCCTTTATTACTGCGGTACTGGTCATCACAATCCCGACGCTGATCTCCATCGTAGGCACGCTTGCGGGCGACAAACGCGGCCCAGCCGTCACACCGTATATTCGCTCGTACTCTTCATCGGGGCGTCTTTAGGACCCTTGCTGGCTTTGAATCTTCTGAAGACAGGCAGCAGTTTGGCGGCATTCGAAGCGCTGGCTGCGAGTTTGCTGATTGCATCCGGGTTATCCGGGTTCATTAAGATGCCTAATTTTTCACAACATTAATTATAAAGCCTGTGAATGATATGGGGCGCTGCAATAGAGACCTGCATGTTCTCCGTCGGGATCTTAAAGTGGATCGATGTGAATCAGAAATTTAGTCTTATTGGACAGTGGCAAACTCGCGGGATGTGTTCCGATATACGGTCGGAGACATCCCTTTTTTAGCTGTAAACTGCTTGATGAAATACGTGTCATACTCAAATCCGGTAGAACGCGCAATTTCATTCAAGCTCATCCCTGTATGTGTCAGAAGATCCTCCGCAACCTTCAGTCGGTGTGACAGTAAGTAGCCAATTGCTGTGCAGCCGCATCTTTCCTGAAACATCTTATTAAGCGACACACGGTTCAGATGCGCGCAATTCGTTAAGTCCTCCAGGCTGATTTTATCCGAATAGTGCGTGTGTATATATTCCAAAACTAAATCGACAGGAGACTGTTCGCTATGCCGGTTCAAATCCTCAAGCAGCCCCAAAATTTGAATCAGGTATTTTTTTATTCGGCATACCCAGCGATCATCGCTCTGCGCATACACTTCTGTTCCCATCACAAAGAACCACTCAAATAGCTGCGAAAATGCTTTGCCGGTTACACGAGGCACCCTTGTACGCATATCGTCACCTTGAAAAAGGGAGAGCCCTGTTTGGATCTTCAGATTTTTGGGAAAATAGTCTTCCGTTTCTGTTAGGGGAATGGTGTTAAGAAAATCGGCATGATAGCTAAAGGATTGCGCGAAGGCGTCCTGCTTATCTGTAATATGCAGCGTATCTTCTTCGGACAAACATAGAATACCTGGGGCGGAAACGGTTATTGGACGATCGTTCAACCGTCCGCTTATCATTCCACTCGTAACAAAAACCAGTGTAAACCGCTCCGGGTAGGGAAGCGAATCCAAAGCCTCCGCAGCAACAAACTCGATATTTACCGTTCTGTTCTTATGTCGGTCCATTTGTGGCATTGTTCTCACCTGACAGATAGTATAGTCGAATACTTCACTTATAACAGTGTACCACAAGAATGTGGAGGATATAATAGCGTTGGAACCTGAACAAAGAAAGGATTGGTGGTTGTTATGGGAATTAATATCGCCATTAATGGGTTTGGCAGAATCGGGCGGCTTGCATTTCGGCAGCTCTTTGGTACGGAAGGATACAGCATTGCAGCGATCAATGATCTGACAAGCCCGAAGATGCTCGCGCATTTGCTTAAGTACGACACATCGCAAGGACGGTATGACGGAGAGATCGGGTATAGTGAGAACCGTTTGACCGTAAACGGCGTGGATATTCCAATCTATGCTGAAAAAGACCCCGGCAAGCTCCCATGGAATCAATTGCAGATCGATGTTGTTTTGGAGTGTACAGGCTTCTTCGCATCCAAAAAAGGGGCAGCAGCGCATATCAATGCTGGCGCAAGAACAGTTCTTATATCCACAACAGCCGGAAAAGATGTTCCCACGATTGTTTATGGTGTCAATGAGCATACACTGACCAAAGAGGATCGCATTGTTTCGGCAGCGTCCTGCACCACGAACTGCCTTGCTCCAATGGTGTATTACCTGAACGAGCTTGCACCGATCCAAAAGGGCTTCATGACAACGATACATGCTTATACCAACGACCAGAATACGCTGGATGCCCCTCATGCCAAAGGCGACTTGCGCCGGGCGCGCACGGCGGCTGCCAACATCATTCCAACCTCCACCGGGGCAGCCAAGGCAATAGGCCTCGTGATCCCGGAATTGGACGGCAAGCTGGACGGCACATCTCAACGGGTGCCAGTTGTCGCAGGCTCGTTAACCGAGTTGACCGCAGTTGTTGCCGGCTGTGTCACAGCGGAGCAGGTCAACAAGAAGATGGAGCAATCCAAATCCGAGCAGTACGGATATTCAGATGAGGAGCTTGTCTCGTCCGATATTATCGGGATCACTTACGGCAGCTTGTTTGACGCAACGCAGACGAAGGTATCTCCTTTAGGAACAGATACGCTGGTGAAAATCGCTGCCTGGTACGATAACGAAAACTCTTTTACCAGTCAAATGATCCGTACAGCCAAACATCTTGCCAAATTATGAGGCTTAGTATACAATGAACGTCCGCCAATCAGAATTGACTTCTTCACATGATTACAAGAGCTGGCCAATGCCGGCTCTTTTTGGGTTGATCTGGTTCGCGTTTCCTAATTTGCTGCTGATGAATGGTACAAGATGAGTATGAACAGAAACTATTACTAGTGGAGGGATGTCAGGCATGAACAAACCCAATCAGGAGTATATCGTAATCTCGGGTGCGAGGGAGAATAATCTCAAGAACGTATCCTTGCGCATTCCCAAACGAAAGATCACGATCTTCACCGGGGTATCCGGATCCGGCAAATCATCGATCGTCTTCGATACGATTGCCGCAGAATCCACGCGGTTGCTGAATGAGAACTTCAGTATGTTTGTGCGTAATTTCCTGCCCCGCGTTCCGCAGCCGGATACAGACGCGATCGAGAATCTGAGCATGGCTGTTATTGTTGATCAAAAGCGCCTGGGCGGCGGGTCCCATTCCACGATGGGTACGATTACCGACATTTCTCCCATTCTGCGTCTTCTCTTCTCCCGGGTAGGTCAGCCCCATATTGGAGAAGCGCATATGTTCTCGTTCAACGACCCGCAGGGCATGTGTCCGGAATGCAGTGGAATCGGCCGCAGGCTGGGCGTCGACATGAGCAAGGCGCTGGACATGTCAAAGTCGTTGAATGAGGGTGCGATCATGCTGCCGGACTATGCGTTAAGCAGCTTTGATTGGAATATGATCGTGCAATCGAGGCCATTCGATCCCGATAAAAAGCTGAGCGATTATTCGGAAGAGGAGCTTGCGCAGTTACTGTATGGCAAGGCGAGGAAAATAGAAGTGCAGTTCGGCGGGAAAGCCGTGAATATTACAGTGGAAGGCATCATCGAGAAGTTCACTAACAAGTATATCAGGCGGGATCTGAAGACGATGTCCGAACGCACACAGCGAGCAGTTGCACCATTCATCACCGAGTGGCCTTGCTCGAGCTGCCATGGTGCTAGACTCAGTCAGGCTGCACTCAGCTGCAAGATCAATGGCCTCAACATTGCGGAGCTGTCCTCCATTGAAGTCGGACAACTTATCCGCGTCATTCGGGAGATAGACGACGCGATCGCCGCGCCTGTCGTCAAGCTGCTGTTGGAACGGCTGCAGCATCTGGTGGATATCGGACTCGATTATTTGACGCTGGATCGTGAGACGGATACATTATCCGGCGGCGAGTCGCAGCGGGTCAAGATGGTGAAACACCTTAGCGGCAGCCTGGTGGATGTCACTTACATCTTCGATGAGCCAAGCGTTGGCCTGCATCCCCGTGACGTACACCGATTAAATGAGCTGCTTCTGAAGCTGCGCGACAAAGGCAATACCGTCATTGTCGTCGAACATGATCCCGATGTGATCAAGGTGGCGGATCATATCGTGGATGTCGGTCCTCACGCCGGCAGCCACGGAGGTACCATCGTGTATGAAGGAGACTTCCAAGGCCTGCTGGAGGCGGGGACATTAACAGGCACCCATATGAAACGGCCTCTCCATCTGAAGAGCGATTGCAGGCAGCCATCCGGCAAGCTGCCCATCAGGAACGCCGAGCTGCATAACCTGCAGAACGTGAATGTTGATATTCCAACAGGAGTGCTGACGGTAGTTACAGGTGTCGCCGGCTCTGGCAAAAGTACGCTGATTAATGATGTATTCCTCAGTCAGCATCCGGATGCGATCGTCATCGACCAATCGGCGGTAGGCGTGT includes these proteins:
- a CDS encoding AraC family transcriptional regulator — its product is MKILDEHSPVTEAVSAVGVIEAETARLTSLIGALTPHDGVFSQRVPGLHVSRYSRTNMDYVKTFYTPSLLVVSQGAKTITVGQNVYPFGRSQMLMFPVALPVSMKATDASPSEPFFGIRLELDPQRITELALKVYPKGLPPVRKRSTGYITDMDHSLVNAVTRLMECLHSPGDAELLAPLVIDEIMIRVLRSPIGVHAAEFGFADSGVQRVVKAISWIRDNYAQQMKVTDLAELVNMSESSFHEHFRTVTSMSPLQYQKALRLHEARRLMISGSMDVTTACQMAGYVSISQFSRDYSRFFGSPPKRDIARLRQPAQMPD
- a CDS encoding SDR family oxidoreductase encodes the protein MRVFVTGATGFVGTAIVRELIEAGHEVLGLARSNEAAAALAAEGASVHRGSLEDPDSLKRGAEAADGVIHTAFSHNFSDLTTVGEQDRLAIETLGAALAGTDRPLVVTSVMGHLAQGRLAMEEDAPDRGSAAAHRIASEEAALSLASRGVRVSVMRLPLSVHGEGDRGFLPALIQIARSKGAAAYIGEGANRWPAVHRLDAARLYRLALEAAPAGTILHAAAEEGVPIRDIASVIGARLGVPVVSKTPEEAAGHFGWLAHFVTADITASSALTRSRLGWNPDQPGLISDLDREHYFSINK
- a CDS encoding helix-turn-helix domain-containing protein — protein: MPQMDRHKNRTVNIEFVAAEALDSLPYPERFTLVFVTSGMISGRLNDRPITVSAPGILCLSEEDTLHITDKQDAFAQSFSYHADFLNTIPLTETEDYFPKNLKIQTGLSLFQGDDMRTRVPRVTGKAFSQLFEWFFVMGTEVYAQSDDRWVCRIKKYLIQILGLLEDLNRHSEQSPVDLVLEYIHTHYSDKISLEDLTNCAHLNRVSLNKMFQERCGCTAIGYLLSHRLKVAEDLLTHTGMSLNEIARSTGFEYDTYFIKQFTAKKGMSPTVYRNTSREFATVQ
- the gap gene encoding type I glyceraldehyde-3-phosphate dehydrogenase, whose protein sequence is MGINIAINGFGRIGRLAFRQLFGTEGYSIAAINDLTSPKMLAHLLKYDTSQGRYDGEIGYSENRLTVNGVDIPIYAEKDPGKLPWNQLQIDVVLECTGFFASKKGAAAHINAGARTVLISTTAGKDVPTIVYGVNEHTLTKEDRIVSAASCTTNCLAPMVYYLNELAPIQKGFMTTIHAYTNDQNTLDAPHAKGDLRRARTAAANIIPTSTGAAKAIGLVIPELDGKLDGTSQRVPVVAGSLTELTAVVAGCVTAEQVNKKMEQSKSEQYGYSDEELVSSDIIGITYGSLFDATQTKVSPLGTDTLVKIAAWYDNENSFTSQMIRTAKHLAKL
- a CDS encoding ATP-binding cassette domain-containing protein, with the protein product MNKPNQEYIVISGARENNLKNVSLRIPKRKITIFTGVSGSGKSSIVFDTIAAESTRLLNENFSMFVRNFLPRVPQPDTDAIENLSMAVIVDQKRLGGGSHSTMGTITDISPILRLLFSRVGQPHIGEAHMFSFNDPQGMCPECSGIGRRLGVDMSKALDMSKSLNEGAIMLPDYALSSFDWNMIVQSRPFDPDKKLSDYSEEELAQLLYGKARKIEVQFGGKAVNITVEGIIEKFTNKYIRRDLKTMSERTQRAVAPFITEWPCSSCHGARLSQAALSCKINGLNIAELSSIEVGQLIRVIREIDDAIAAPVVKLLLERLQHLVDIGLDYLTLDRETDTLSGGESQRVKMVKHLSGSLVDVTYIFDEPSVGLHPRDVHRLNELLLKLRDKGNTVIVVEHDPDVIKVADHIVDVGPHAGSHGGTIVYEGDFQGLLEAGTLTGTHMKRPLHLKSDCRQPSGKLPIRNAELHNLQNVNVDIPTGVLTVVTGVAGSGKSTLINDVFLSQHPDAIVIDQSAVGVSTRSNPATYTGIMDDVRKAFASANKVSPGLFSFNSKGACENCQGLGVVYTELAFLESVKLPCEVCGGRRFKEEVLSYKLNGKSIADVLEMTVEQALDFFQLKEVVRKLQAMSDVGLNYITLGQPLSTLSGGECQRIKLASELHKKGSIYVMDEPTTGLHMSDIGHLLEIMNRLVDTGNTVIVIEHNLDVIGQADWIIDMGPDGGSKGGQVVFEGTPSQIIQVEQSITGRYLI